CTCTAATGCTACGGTTCCGATTTCCAGTACATTAAAGCCTATACTCGAAAAATTATTATCCTGGTCACAAAGTCCTGATCTACTGTTTCTCGATGTTGACGGATTACCTTTTGAAATCAGTGCGGTGAGCACATATGTCATTAATGTCTCAAAGAAGTGTAAAGCAAAATATGGTTTTACGTTCAATCAGTACATGTTACGCCACCTATTCAGTAGCGATCTGTTTGCAGCCAACGTTAATCCTAAGGTCATCCAATCTTTGATGAGACACGCCACAGAAAATATGAGCTTGTATTATGCATATGCTACAGAAGAAGATAAGCTAAAAGCGATTGAAGATAGAGAACTATAATTTGGAGAACTTTCGGAGAACTATTACCGAATTTATTCAATATATTTTGAATACTTAGTTAATACATAGAATGTAAAAACATTCGATAAATACAGTCGTTTGACATCTTTCTAACATGCATGCAATAGTTTTTCTTAAGTGGTAATTTATGTCATCGAGCACACCATTCAAATCAAAGTCGAACCCTTCATAATGTTGGGTTTTTATTAAATAAATTGGCTTAATTAACTTAACGTGGACTTGTAATTTCTCTTTCAAAGGCTTCAAATACTCCACCTTTTTGTACCTTTCTTTTTGTTTCAGCATTCCTTTTAAGTTTACTTTTTTTCTGTTTTAATAGCTTAATCTTGTTTTCCGCCTGTTCTTTTTTCTTGGTTTCTCTTTCCAACTGGCTCATTACATTCTCTAACTCTTTCATTTTTCATTCCTCCGTTTCAATATTGTTGCGTTCCAAATAAAGAAAGGCTAAGCACCTTTTTTAGATACTTAACCTTTCCCATCTCTTTAGAATTTATCTTCTAAAAGTTTTCTTAGTTTTTCTAAAATCTTATCCCTCCTTTTTCCGATTGCTTGATAACTTACTTTTTCCTTTTTACCGATTGCCCTTAGACTTTCTTCTTTGTAGAAAATGGCTTCTATCAGCTCTCTTTCTTTTTTTGTGAGTGTTGCCAACGCCTTGTTTAATTCTTCAATCTGCATTTTGACTTCTACAATTTTTTCTATGTCTATTCTTTCATCTGTGATGTTGTCTACAAAGTGTCCGTCATAATCCATTGCTGAAAATGGAATTACGTCATACTTCCAATCCTTTCTCTGAAGATATTTTTCATGCTCCGTTATCTTCCAGTAGGCTTTGTATACTTCTTCACTGACAGGTACAGCTTTTCCTTTGACATAAATGAAATATTCTCTTTTATCTTTATCCACCCAGTATTCCTCCTTTTCTATTATGAAATCAGGAATAATCTAGTCCTGATTTCAGAGAAAAAACTTCAGAAGAAGAATATGATATAGAGGTCAGGGACACTAGAATGTTTCTGGCCTTTCTCGTACAGGCATGTATGGGAATTGGTCTGGGTAAAGTGAGAACGTACCTTCTTTTAGACCAGTGATATCATTGAGTCCGTCATAAAAAGCGTTCTGCTTCCCTCCTATATTCTTAGGCTGCTTTATCAAGATGACAATCCAGGAAACAGCTAGATATGTCGTATATAAACCAGAAAAATAGTCGGATGTGGGGATGGGGAAGTTTACCAAGACATTATGCATATCAGAAAGAAAGGAGTATTCCATCATGGAAGGACCAATCATTACAGTGGATGTATCAAAGGGTTCCTGTCACTACCAGCCCTTCATAGAGAATGGACATCCAATGCGAAAACCAAAGCAGCTTTCAGCTACGATCGATGGTTTCCAGAAATTAGGGCAAACTATCAAAGACCTTGAAGCTAAGACAGAACGAGAAGATATACCAGTTATCTTTGAGGCTACAGGTGTCTATCATCGACCACTACAAAAATATCTTGAAGACCACAAGATAAGGTACTACATCATTTCTCCATTATTATCTGCGACCTATCGCAAGACCTCCCTACATAGTAATAAGACAGACGCATTAGACTGTGCACATATCGCA
This genomic window from Solobacterium moorei contains:
- a CDS encoding sigma factor-like helix-turn-helix DNA-binding protein codes for the protein MDKDKREYFIYVKGKAVPVSEEVYKAYWKITEHEKYLQRKDWKYDVIPFSAMDYDGHFVDNITDERIDIEKIVEVKMQIEELNKALATLTKKERELIEAIFYKEESLRAIGKKEKVSYQAIGKRRDKILEKLRKLLEDKF